A stretch of the Malus domestica chromosome 08, GDT2T_hap1 genome encodes the following:
- the LOC103440307 gene encoding transcription factor bHLH110 isoform X1: protein MESANLHRQQHHQLQENIVGSSSLAATTPSCYAVGTKHAWTPTTTLSSSGNSLSNSSLDHLNSSMVPDLGFHWRTNITSDHQSAHDLANIKEELSSSSSLDHHSSFPKLTEMLTAAVSSSSIDHDQYFQFMKNEQTDQMVMNDLSEKLLLKTLSSGCQMNSTFNAPHHHQISPSARDHHQFYSNDHHHLLHNSNLMGGVPPAMPSRSVGHFSQIYPSINVSNLNRSLSTLSTSSLDMNLQAMDLLGASARFSTGDGSSFSTQPNDSHDACGLYKERQKSFGTLEQMHQGKVSSFDNEITEVKRPGSLIEPKATQAAAPKKSRLESRTSCPPFKVRKEKLGDRIAALQQLVAPFGKTDTASVLMEAIGYIKFLQNQVETLSVPYMKSSRNKTSKTILQGGMAEINGNGETRDLRSRGLCLVPLSCMSYVTGDVRGGGGGCGDVWPTTNFGGGT, encoded by the exons ATGGAGTCTGCAAATCTCCATCGCCAACAGCATCATCAGCTCCAAGAGAATATTGTTGGGTCTTCTTCTTTAGCAGCTACTACCCCATCTTGCTATGCAGTTGGAACCAAGCATGCTTGGACCCCTACTACCACTTt GAGCAGTAGTGGTAACTCTTTATCAAATTCAAGCTTGGATCACCTCAACAGTTCCATGGTTCCAGACTTGGGTTTTCACTGGCGCACTAATATTACTAGTGATCATCAATCTGCCCATGACCTTGCTAATATTAAAGAAGAGCTCTCATCATCATCCTCATTAGATCATCACAGTTCCTTCCCAAAATTAACAGAAATGCTGACCGCTGCCGTGTCTAGCAGTAGCATCGATCATGACCAATATTTCCAATTTATGAAAAATGAGCAAACAGATCAAATGGTCATGAATGACCTCAGCGAGAAGCTCTTGCTCAAGACATTGTCTTCTGGATGCCAAATGAATAGTACTTTTAATGctcctcatcatcatcaaattTCACCATCAGCTAGAGATCACCATCAATTTTACTCAAATGATCATCATCATCTACTCCACAACTCTAATCTAATGGGAGGTGTGCCGCCAGCGATGCCAAGCAGATCTGTGGGGCACTTCAGCCAAATTTATCCGAGCATAAACGTTTCCAACTTGAACCGATCGTTGTCTACACTCTCGACCTCTAGCTTGGACATGAACTTACAGGCCATGGATCTCTTAGGTGCTTCTGCAAGATTTAGTACTGGCGATGGTAGTAGTTTTAGTACTCAGCCTAATGATTCACATGATGCTTGTggcttatacaaggagaggcaGAAGTCGTTTGGTACTCTTGAACAGATGCATCAAGGAAAG gTATCGTCTTTCGACAATGAAATAACAGAAGTGAAGAGACCCGGCAGTTTGATTGAGCCAAAGGCAACTCAAGCAGCTGCGCCAAAGAAATCGCGATTGGAGTCGCGCACTTCATGCCCACCCTTTAAG GTTAGGAAGGAAAAATTAGGAGATAGAATCGCAGCTCTTCAGCAATTGGTGGCACCTTTCGGCAAG ACAGACACAGCATCCGTACTGATGGAGGCTATCGGATacatcaaattccttcaaaacCAGGTCGAG ACACTAAGTGTCCCGTACATGAAGTCATCTCGCAATAAGACCTCTAAAACAATATTACAAGGG GGCATGGCGGAGATCAATGGAAATGGAGAGACGCGAGATCTCAGAAGTAGAGGGCTCTGCCTCGTGCCATTGTCTTGCATGTCTTATGTGACTGGTGACGTCCGCGGTGGTGGCGGTGGCTGTGGAGACGTTTGGCCAACGACTAACTTTGGTGGAGGGACTTAA
- the LOC103440307 gene encoding transcription factor bHLH110 isoform X2 — MLISVRKCLVRTRSFLLVRFLLFGIYRSSSGNSLSNSSLDHLNSSMVPDLGFHWRTNITSDHQSAHDLANIKEELSSSSSLDHHSSFPKLTEMLTAAVSSSSIDHDQYFQFMKNEQTDQMVMNDLSEKLLLKTLSSGCQMNSTFNAPHHHQISPSARDHHQFYSNDHHHLLHNSNLMGGVPPAMPSRSVGHFSQIYPSINVSNLNRSLSTLSTSSLDMNLQAMDLLGASARFSTGDGSSFSTQPNDSHDACGLYKERQKSFGTLEQMHQGKVSSFDNEITEVKRPGSLIEPKATQAAAPKKSRLESRTSCPPFKVRKEKLGDRIAALQQLVAPFGKTDTASVLMEAIGYIKFLQNQVETLSVPYMKSSRNKTSKTILQGGMAEINGNGETRDLRSRGLCLVPLSCMSYVTGDVRGGGGGCGDVWPTTNFGGGT, encoded by the exons ATGCTCATATCAGTGAGGAAGTGCCTGGTCAGAACTAGAAGTTTCTTGCTTGTTAGGTTCTTGCTGTTTGGAATATATAG GAGCAGTAGTGGTAACTCTTTATCAAATTCAAGCTTGGATCACCTCAACAGTTCCATGGTTCCAGACTTGGGTTTTCACTGGCGCACTAATATTACTAGTGATCATCAATCTGCCCATGACCTTGCTAATATTAAAGAAGAGCTCTCATCATCATCCTCATTAGATCATCACAGTTCCTTCCCAAAATTAACAGAAATGCTGACCGCTGCCGTGTCTAGCAGTAGCATCGATCATGACCAATATTTCCAATTTATGAAAAATGAGCAAACAGATCAAATGGTCATGAATGACCTCAGCGAGAAGCTCTTGCTCAAGACATTGTCTTCTGGATGCCAAATGAATAGTACTTTTAATGctcctcatcatcatcaaattTCACCATCAGCTAGAGATCACCATCAATTTTACTCAAATGATCATCATCATCTACTCCACAACTCTAATCTAATGGGAGGTGTGCCGCCAGCGATGCCAAGCAGATCTGTGGGGCACTTCAGCCAAATTTATCCGAGCATAAACGTTTCCAACTTGAACCGATCGTTGTCTACACTCTCGACCTCTAGCTTGGACATGAACTTACAGGCCATGGATCTCTTAGGTGCTTCTGCAAGATTTAGTACTGGCGATGGTAGTAGTTTTAGTACTCAGCCTAATGATTCACATGATGCTTGTggcttatacaaggagaggcaGAAGTCGTTTGGTACTCTTGAACAGATGCATCAAGGAAAG gTATCGTCTTTCGACAATGAAATAACAGAAGTGAAGAGACCCGGCAGTTTGATTGAGCCAAAGGCAACTCAAGCAGCTGCGCCAAAGAAATCGCGATTGGAGTCGCGCACTTCATGCCCACCCTTTAAG GTTAGGAAGGAAAAATTAGGAGATAGAATCGCAGCTCTTCAGCAATTGGTGGCACCTTTCGGCAAG ACAGACACAGCATCCGTACTGATGGAGGCTATCGGATacatcaaattccttcaaaacCAGGTCGAG ACACTAAGTGTCCCGTACATGAAGTCATCTCGCAATAAGACCTCTAAAACAATATTACAAGGG GGCATGGCGGAGATCAATGGAAATGGAGAGACGCGAGATCTCAGAAGTAGAGGGCTCTGCCTCGTGCCATTGTCTTGCATGTCTTATGTGACTGGTGACGTCCGCGGTGGTGGCGGTGGCTGTGGAGACGTTTGGCCAACGACTAACTTTGGTGGAGGGACTTAA
- the LOC103410471 gene encoding bifunctional nuclease 1: MACLQGPVICPTVRAKRSGFDALPVVGPLVKARLAFRGISGSITKAGFASRPRNARKFTRVHCTFSSSSDGNGSMAENFNENDEDYVNSSVLEAVEVKSGIDGFMIKMRDGRHMRCVHNNPQGGHLPDYAPHPAIVLKMEDGTGLLLPIIVLEMPSVLLMAAVRNVPIARPTMYQVVKEMIDKMGYEVRLVRVTKRVHEAYFAQLYLRKAGSETECVSFDLRPSDAINIAVRCKVPIQVNKYLAYSDGMKVIESGKFSTQGPASDGLLFTQLDRPNGQPCVETKEFNLVRNMLIAAVEERYRDAAQWRDKLLQLRARKNLA; this comes from the exons ATGGCGTGTTTGCAAGGGCCGGTAATTTGCCCCACCGTTCGAGCAAAGCGATCGGGGTTTGACGCTCTGCCTGTGGTAGGCCCTTTGGTGAAGGCTAGGCTTGCATTCCGAGGGATCAGCGGCAGTATCACGAAGGCGGGTTTTGCTTCCCGCCCTCGAAATGCTCGGAAATTCACGAGAGTGCATTGTACTTTCAGTTCTTCATCGGATGGGAACGGAAGCATGGCGGAGAATTTCAATGAAAATGACGAAGATTATGTCAACTCTAGCGTACTTGAAGCCG TTGAGGTGAAGAGTGGAATTGATGGATTCATGATCAAGATGCGGGATGGTAGGCACATGAGGTGTGTCCATAACAACCCTCAAGGGGGGCATCTCCCCGATTATGCTCCGCATCCGGCAATTGTATTGAAGATGGAGGATGGGACCGGTCTTCTTCTCCCAATAATTGTTT TGGAGATGCCTAGTGTGTTGCTCATGGCAGCAGTCCGCAATGTTCCTATT GCTCGGCCAACTATGTATCAAGTGGTGAAGGAGATGATTGACAAGATGGGTTATGAG GTCCGACTTGTCAGAGTCACCAAGAGAGTGCATGAGGCGTATTTTGCTCAGCTATACCTCAGAAAG GCAGGTAGTGAGACAGAGTGTGTCAGCTTCGACCTTCGACCTTCAGACGCCATCAACATTGCTGTACGGTGCAAG GTTCCCATACAGGTCAACAAGTACCTGGCATACAGTGATGGAATGAAAGTTATCGAATCTGGAAAGTTTTCCACTCAAGGCCCTGCTTCAGATGGATTATTATTTACTCAACTGGATCG GCCAAATGGTCAACCATGTGTTGAAACGAAGGAGTTTAATCTTGTGCGCAACATGCTTATTGCTGCAGTTGAGGAACGCTATAGAGATGCTG CTCAATGGAGGGACAAGCTCCTCCAACTTCGTGCTAGAAAGAACTTGGCATGA
- the LOC103440352 gene encoding phosphatidylinositol/phosphatidylcholine transfer protein SFH8-like produces MSGPLDRFARPCFEGFSSHDERRERKSDFENSEEERRTGIGGNLKKKAINASTKFRRSLKKKRRKSGGGGGSRLSTSVSIEDVRDAKELRAVDAFRQVLISEDLLPSRHDDYHMLLRFLIARKFDIEKAKHMWANMIQWRKDFGTDTILEDFEFSELNEVRKHYPQSYHGVDKEGRPVYIERLGKVDPTKLMQVTSLERYVRYHVQEYERCFAIKFPACSIAAKRHIDSSTTIIDVQGVGLKNFTKSARDLTEQLQKIDSDNYPETLCRMFIINASYAFRKVLWPTVRAFLDARTTSKIHVLSNKYQSNLLEIIDASELPEFLGGSCTCSDQGGCMSSDKGPWKDPNILKMVISGEAQCFRQIVTVSNSEGRISVSDKPRNPLIRSSDTSTAESGSEVEEMGSPKPTRNYLQPKLTPVCEEARVVGKASIATGLPEYDELVPMVDKAVDMGWKKPELQPPFASRGASSPRSVGKTTDAMHANIWTMLVAFFVTLISLIRSFSLGATKKLKNSVSDSAHNIPDLTDESTAVEEFRPPSPVPGLSRENLLSSALKKLGELEEKVDMLQAKPLEMPYEKVELLNAAVYRVDALESELIATKKALHEALMRQEELLAYIDRQEQAKLRKKRCCW; encoded by the exons ATGTCCGGACCTCTCGATCGTTTCGCAAGGCCTT GTTTTGAGGGGTTCTCTAGCCACGacgaaaggagggaaaggaaaTCGGATTTTGAAAACTCGGAGGAGGAGAGGAGGACTGGAATTGGTgggaatttgaagaagaaagcaATCAATGCGTCCACTAAATTCAGACGTTCTctcaagaagaagaggaggaagagtggtggtggtggtggtagtagGCTGTCCACTTCGGTTTCGATTGAGGATGTAAGGGACGCCAAGGAGCTACGGGCTGTTGACGCTTTTCGGCAGGTGCTTATTTCGGAAGACTTGCTGCCTTCAAGACATGATGACTATCATATGTTATTGAG ATTTTTGATAGCAAGGAAGTTCGATATTGAGAAAGCAAAGCACATGTGGGCCAATATGATTCAATGGAGGAAAGATTTTGGTACTGATACAATTTTGGAG gATTTTGAGTTCAGTGAGTTGAATGAAGTTCGAAAGCACTACCCTCAGTCTTATCATGGTGTTGACAAGGAGGGAAGACCAGTTTACATTGAAAGGTTGGGGAAAGTTGATCCCACCAAGCTTATGCAAGTGACTTCCTTGGAACGCTATGTGAGATACCATGTGCAGGAGTATGAAAGGTGTTTTGCCATTAAGTTTCCTGCCTGCTCTATTGCTGCAAAGAGACATATAGATTCAAGCACAACAATTATAGATGTTCAAGGCGTG GGTCTTAAAAACTTTACCAAGTCTGCACGAGATCTCACAGAGCAGCTGCAGAAGATTGATAGTGACAACTATCCTGAG ACGCTTTGCCGAATGTTTATAATCAATGCTAGTTATGCTTTTAGGAAGGTGCTCTGGCCTACAGTTAGAGCGTTCCTCGATGCCAGAACAACCAGCAAAATTCAT GTTTTGAGTAACAAGTACCAAAGCAACTTACTTGAAATAATCGATGCAAG TGAGTTGCCAGAGTTTTTGGGTGGTAGCTGTACCTGTTCCGATCAGGGAGGTTGTATGTCGTCTGATAAAGGGCCATGGAAGGACCCAAACATACTGAAG ATGGTAATTAGTGGCGAAGCACAATGTTTCAGACAAATAGTTACAGTTTCAAACAGTGAAGGGAGGATAAGTGTTTCTGATAAGCCACGCAATCCATTG ATAAGAAGTAGTGATACATCTACTGCAGAGTCTGGATCTGAAGTGGAAGAAATGGGTTCACCTAAACCAACGAGGAACTACTTACAACCTAAGTTGACTCCTGTTTGTGAAGAA GCTAGGGTAGTCGGTAAAGCGAGCATTGCTACTGGCTTGCCGGAGTACGATGAACTTGTTCCCATGGTTGACAAGGCTGTGGATATGGGATGGAAGAAACCAGAATTACAACCACCATTTGCTTCTAGAG GGGCATCTTCTCCAAGATCTGTGGGGAAAACAACAGATGCCATGCATGCTAATATCTGGACTATGCTTGTGGCATTCTTTGTAACCCTCATTTCACTAATCCGATCTTTTTCACTGGGGGCGACtaagaaacttaaaaactctGTTTCTGATTCTGCCCACAACATTCCTGACCTAACCGATGAGTCAACTGCCGTGGAGGAATTCAGGCCCCCATCACCCGTACCGGGGTTATCCAGGGAAAACCTTCTCTCATCTGCTTTGAAGAAGCTTGGTGAACTTGAGGAGAAGGTAGATATGCTGCAAGCAAAGCCTCTTGAGATGCCTTACGAGAAAGTGGAGCTACTGAATGCTGCTGTTTATCGTGTAGATGCGTTAGAATCAGAGTTAATTGCAACAAAAAAG GCTCTGCATGAGGCTTTAATGAGGCAGGAAGAACTTCTTGCCTATATAGACAGGCAAGAACAGGCCAAGCTTCGG AAAAAAAGATGTTGCTGGTGA
- the LOC103440353 gene encoding AAA-ATPase At2g18193-like, producing the protein MEPEMNAALVEDLERFRKRNEYYMRVGKAWKRGYFLYGLPGMGKSSLVAAMANYLKFDIFDLDLREVQCNSDLRRLLIGTKSRSILVIEDIDCSVELQNRDSDNEPKAAEDNKISISAILNFIDGLWSTCEEERIVVFMTNHKDRLDPALL; encoded by the exons ATGGAGCCGGAGATGAATGCGGCATTGGTGGAGGACCTCGAGAGGTTTAGAAAGAGGAATGAGTATTATATGAGGGTAGGAAAGGCTTGGAAAAGAGGGTACTTTTTGTACGGATTGCCTGGCATGGGAAAGTCGAGCTTGGTTGCGGCCATGGCTAATTATCTCAAGTTTGATATTTTTGACTTGGATTTGAGGGAGGTTCAGTGCAATTCTGATCTGAGAAGGTTACTGATCGGAACAAAGAGCCGGTCGATATTGGTGATCGAGGACATTGATTGTTCAGTTGAGTTGCAAAACAGAGATTCGGATAACGAGCCCAAAGCCGCGGAAGATAACAAG ATCAGCATCTCTGCTATATTGAACTTCATCGACGGACTCTGGTCGACCTGTGAAGAGGAGAGAATTGTCGTGTTTATGACAAATCACAAGGACCGGCTTGATCCAGCGTTGCTGTGA